ATTGGGATTTCAGAGCAGGGAGTTGATCCCGATTGTGGTAGAGGGATCAGGAGGAAGAGATGATCGTGTGGGGTGAGCTGAAGACTGATGGGTAGGGGAAGTCAGGGGAGGCTGCTTCTTCAATCTCTTCTCTACTTCCTCGATTTCCTACCTAGTTGTCCAGGAGCAGCAGTATGAAATCATCATCATCCCAACGCTTCTGGTTGGGATCTTCCTCATTCTCCTTGGGGTCATCCTGTGGCTTTTCATCAGAGAACAAAGAGAGCAACAGCGGTCTCCTGGACTCCGAGGTAAAGTTCAGACTGGGGCTGGGCAGTGGCTCGGGGAAGACGGAGATTGTAGAAAATGAGGCACAAGCCTCCATGAGCCCAAGTCTAGAGGACCCTGCAATGAGATAGTGGGTATGGGTCCCCTCCTGTGTAGTTGAGAGGGGGGTGAGCTCTTCTCAAGGAAATGTAATGTATGCTTGTGAGCTGAAAGAAGAGTAGGCAAGAGAGGCCTCCTGTAACCTGTTTCTGTCTTCTTCGTCCTATTGCACTATCAAATCTTTGGCCACGTGAGTGTCTAAGGACTGGGGAGCAAGGCTTGGGTAAAGCCCAGGGCTTTGTAACCAGTTTGGAAGGATGACATTTTACTCTACAATGCGTTACAGCCCTACCCTGTGCTTCTGGAATTTAGGATGTAAAGGGGTAGCCTTCATAATAGTCCTTGAAGCATTAGGTAGGAGGTGATAATGTGCTATTCTGGGGTACCACTGAGcatataatggaagagaatcagCTCATAcaggaaactcagagaaaaaagaaggaaaaaaatatcctgaCAGTAAATGAAACTCTACAGTGGCTGACCCCTAATCCTTCTCTAAACTGTATCCCAAGTCTCTTATAATTCACTCTTACAAAGAACTTCTCAAAGAACTTATCTAAACTCACTCTCACTACTTCTACTTGTCACATTCTTTTCTGAACATACTAAAACAAggctttcccccccaccccaatccacCAAAAGAACTCTTTCCAAGATCACCAGTGTCAGCTCTGTTGGGTTTTCATCCTACTTGACCTGTCAAAAGCATTTGACACTATTTTGCACTTCCTTCTTCTTgaaacacttttttctttcctttcaaatcTACAGTCACTTTGTAAATGATCTCATTTTCAGTCTTGTggattcaattattttctcagttctgaCTACAGTCCCCTGATTTTTATACTAAACCACCTACTTTGCAGTTTGGACCTAGTACACATCTAATACGTAATGTGTGTAAAACAAAGGTCCTGAAATTCCCTCACAGTGTCCCCTCCCAACAGCCTTCCCTATCTTAGTAAATGGCAAGCCCAGCTCCCTATATGTTCAGTCTAAAATCTTGAAGATGTCCTTGACCCCTCTTTCTGTCACACTCCGTCTCTAGTCCATTAGCACATCCTGTTAACTGTGTCTTCAAAATAGACTCAAGCCGCCCTCACCTCTCATAGATAATTGCAATACACTCTTAAGTGGTTTCCCCACTTCTGCCTGTATCCTTTTATGCTCTATTGTCCCAGAGCAGCAGAATAATTCTTTTAAGGCATAAGTCAATCCTGTCAGTTCTCTGCATGAAACCCCCAGTTGCTTCTCAACttagaatgaaaaaagacaaaattcttttttaaaataattaatgaatttttggggctgtgttgggtctttgttgctgcacgcgggctttctctagttgtggtaagctggggctactcttcgttgcggtgcgcggacttctcattgcagtggcttctcttgttgcggagcacgggctctaggcgcacgggcttcagtagttgtggcttgtgggctctatagcacaggctcagtagttgtggtgcatggggttagttgctccgcggcatatgggatcttcttggaccagggctcgaacctgtgtgccctgcacgggcaggcagattcttagccactgcgccaccagggaagtacaaGACAAATTTCTTTTAATGGTCTTACATGACCTGGGccctctctggcctcatctcCTGTAACCCTCCAGTTTTTCCCTTGGTTCCAGGGGCACTGATTTCATTACTCTTCCTCAAATATGTCAAAAATGCTCCTTCCTCAACCTCTGCACTTCTTCCTGATACCAGTATGGTTTGCTCTCAAATTGCTTCTATTTCTCAAAAGTCATCTTCTCAGAAAGACCTTTCCTGACCTTCAAACATAAAGTTGCATAACTGGTGCTCCTTCTTCCCCTCTTTTCCTCCATAACACTCCTTACCTAGTATATTATTATCTGCTTCCTCTCTCCTACCACTAGATAGTAATCTTCATGAGAATCTGGACTTTGCCTCTTCCTATcacctagaagagtgcctggcacagaggaggtgatatttgttgaataaatggatgaattaatgaatgaataaagatttaataaaaagaatgaatctcTCTTCTCTAATGGAGAAAAGCTGGTTTAGAAAGGGGGAAAGTACCGAAAGAATGTTTTGATTGAGACTCTTGGAAATACGGAATAATTTGATTTTGGGGACAACTTGAGGGAGGAGTAACTTTTGCTCAGAGTTGAGTAGTTATCCATACCTACCCTCCACCTTGGGAAGCTGTTTGATTGACTTTAATGATAGTCTCCACTGGCAGTTCCCACCACATTTAGGTGTCTGTGGTTTGAATACCTATTCAGTAACTTCCTTAATTGTCTTCATACTATACTCATACTGAACTGTAATCCTGAGGAAGGCTGAAATGAAATGTCATTACCCATTTTCAGAGGTCCGTCTCCAGTTGTCTTAGAAGTAATGGGATTATTACATAAATTCTACAAGGTTTGTATTGATGCTGGTTCATAGAGAAGCATCAGAAGGTATCCTCACATTGGCCAGAGAAAAAATTGCTGAAGGGACTCCTCGATGGTTTGTTCCAGGTTCTGCTTTCTTGGAGTCCCTAGCCTAGGAAAAAGCTTGTTGCTGCCACCTCTTTGTTTTAGGTGTTGCCCACATGCCTCCATCTAGGGGCCTAAGCTGGGAAGCAgcaagacctgaaggaagtgtgTTTGTACCACTTAAGGAGACATCGGTGGAAAGCCTTCTACGAACTTCCACACAGGCCCTGGCTAAGCTGCAGGTGCCCCGGGAGCACCTCTCTGAAGTTCTGGAGCAAATCCACAATGGTAGTTTTGGGACCATCTACCGAACCAAGATACATACTGGGGACACTGATGAGCCCAAGAGTGTCGTCCTCAAGGCTTTAAAAGGTAAAAGGAGAAGTGTTggacttcctttcctcttttaacttgtttttactgtgagccctcagcagtgaatgCTAACAGGCTTGCAGACATTAAATGTTAATCAACAGATAGTTGTGGTCACAGTTGGGCACAGCATAAGAAGGGAATAGAAAGTAAAAACTCTGAAACAGAAAGGTTCTTCTTTGGGTCTTTCCCTAGCTCAACCTTGCCTATCAAGGCTGTTAAAACTGATTTTTCCATATTAGATATTACTTGAATGAggattttgtggttgttttttcatttttcttcactgttttgatatcttttccagttactgcatttttcttctttttgctgatACTCATTGATATGGACCAGTAATGATGGATACATAAAACAGCACAAGGATAGGATTAGCAAGAATATTAATCCAAAGGTCTAGAAGTGGTAATATGTTAATGTGtgataatattttaatgtgaACAGAACACTTGTCTTTTAGGCAGAGGAAAGCGCATCCAGTTCTAAAGACCTACGGTTCTATGTTACCTTTGACAAAAGATCAGTGACATTGAAGATCATCTTCTAATTGATTCTCTTTCGTTTTACCTTTTGTCTACACTTACTCCCCTTTGGAGCCTTGAAATTTATCATCTGAGGTTGCTTCCTGACTTGAACCCCCATTTTATTGGTGATACTCTGACTGCTCACTCCCCATGGTTCTTCTGTCTTCCACAGAACCAGCTGGGCTCCAAGAGGTGCAGGAGTTCTTAGGGCAAATCCAGTTCTATCAGTACCTGGGGAAGCACAAGAACCTGGTACAGCTGGAAGGCTGCTGCACAGAAGGGCTGCCGCTCTATATGGTGTTGGAGGATGTGGCCCAGGGGGACCTGCTCAGCTTTCTCTGGACCTGTCGCCGGGTAAGTGGTAGGGTAGAGGTGTTGGGAAGGAAAGGCATGACCTGACTTATTAGCTGTTCACATGTCAATTAGCCTGACAAATGACAAATGAGAGAGACATTATAATACCATAACAGAGTGATTATCACCAACCAATAGAATGTTTAGTGATGATGGAATATCTgctctgtccaatatggtagccactgatCACATGTGGCTACAGAACCCTTGAAATGAGGCTGATATGATtaagaaactgaattttcaaatttatttaattttaaataatatatgtttaaatagGCATATGTGGgtaatggctaccatattgggcgGTGCAGATTTAGAGAATGGACCTTGGGCTCCATCTCCTAcaagctatgtgactttgggcaaatcacctCTCTGAGTCTGAGTTTTCggcatctgtaaagtgggagtaataataaatacttattaaaattcaAGGAAATTATGTCTGTAAAAACATAGTGATTGGAACATATTAAGCACTCAAAATGGTAGCTGTTTTAATGATAATTGCATAACAACCTAACTGCTGTTAGCAATGATCTTGTTGTTAGTgtcaagtatattttccattcTGTAACGTCACCCTAGTGTGCCGAGGCTGAGTTAAGGAAATGTCAGCCTGCGAGTTTGTGTATCTCCAactcatattttgaaaaatttaaatgttcagAAATTTCCAGGCTAAAGTGCAAGTCCTATTCCTTACAATTTCACCACTCCTCTATCTACTCCTCTTTTTGAAGTGCTCCATGTTTTCCTAGTTAGCTCGTCACTTGCTGATGAACAAAGTTCAATATTAATCAAGCCTCCTAGGTAGGCTGATCATTGTGTTACTAAATGTGTATGAAAAAGAGACCTTGTTGACTTCTTCCATCCAGTGATGCGAATAGGACAGTGTGCACATCATGAGATTTAAACTTTTTAAGACCATCTGTCACTTGGTCTGTGCCCTAacctcacttgtttctttttatttttcagactgCATGCCTCTCTATTTCAGTTTGTTTTCACATGCTTTTCTCATTACACCAgacttctctccccttcccttctttGTAGGGTCAATGGCCACTCACTCTTTGGATCTCGTCAAGAGCTTTCCTTGCTTCTCCAACTGAATGAGCTCTCTTTCCTCCACCATCATATGatctcttttacatttctttcatggCACTTATAGATATGTAACCATGTATTTatgtatgattattttattttgattcacATGTGTTTGCCACAGTATAAGCTCCAAAAGGCGTAGACATATTTATTTTGCTCACTTTTGTATTCTGAGGTCCTAAGATGgaatctggcacatagtaggcattcagtcAAGATGTGTTGAGTTaatgtgctttctctctctctctctgtctctctctctctctctgtctctctctctctctctgtctctctctctctgtctctctctctctctctctctcacacacacacacacacacacacacacacacacacacacacatgttctgCCTTAGGAAAAGTGCTGCTTTATCCAATGGATAGTCTTATATATACTTGTCTTTCTTACCTGCTATTCTGTTcttcattctgctattcatcTACATTCTTTACTGTTTTCCTGGTCCAATAAATCATGGTACTTCTCTGCATATCTGAGAACCTCTCATATCATCTGTCCTTGAATCTTATAGTccttatatttttgtgtattttccttAGCTTTGATAACTGCATTTAAGAATATCTCTACCCCTAGCTTTTCTTTCAGATCTGTTCATGTCATTTTGATGTACTGCTTTTTTCTCTATCTATTTAGGATGTGATGACCATGGATGGCCTTCCGTATGAcctcacagaaaaacaaatatatcacATAGGGAAGCAGGTCCTTTTGGCTGTGGTAAGGCTTGGAGAAATGACAACAGATGGCAGTGATTTTTCTTGTTAGCTTGGTATTTAATGTCATATTTCTCAGTTATGCTCTCAAATGGGGTATATATTATAAAGGAAGTCAGATggaagttaggggatggaaactCAAGCACCAAtaaattgttttcaattctttcatGAAATTATTTAGATAATATAATTCAGGATTGGTAATTCTAGGAAGAAAGTAGTCggtttaaagtgtttttttaatatttatttatttggttgcattgggtcttagttgtggcaggcgggctccttagttgtagctcactggcttcttagttgcgttacgtgggcttctttttttttttttaaagaagatgttgggggtaggagtttattaatttatttttgctgtgttgcgtcttcatttctgtgcgagggctttctctagttgtggcaggcgggggccactcttcatcgtggtgtgggggcctctcactattgcggcctttcttgttgcagagcacaggctccagacgcgcaggctcagtagttgt
This genomic stretch from Phocoena phocoena chromosome 11, mPhoPho1.1, whole genome shotgun sequence harbors:
- the STYK1 gene encoding tyrosine-protein kinase STYK1, with translation MTRMLLECSLSDKLCIVQEQQYEIIIIPTLLVGIFLILLGVILWLFIREQREQQRSPGLRGVAHMPPSRGLSWEAARPEGSVFVPLKETSVESLLRTSTQALAKLQVPREHLSEVLEQIHNGSFGTIYRTKIHTGDTDEPKSVVLKALKEPAGLQEVQEFLGQIQFYQYLGKHKNLVQLEGCCTEGLPLYMVLEDVAQGDLLSFLWTCRRDVMTMDGLPYDLTEKQIYHIGKQVLLAVEFLQDKHLFHGDVAARNILIQCDLTAKLCGLGLAYEVHSRGAISSTRIVPLKWLAPERLLLRPAGIKGDIWSFGILLYEMVTLGAPPYPEIPPTSILQHLQRRKIMKRPSSCTHTMYGLMKSCWRWSEDSRPSLRELHSRLETAARTANDKAVLQVPELVVPELYAAVAGVSVESLSYSYSIL